One genomic region from Prunus persica cultivar Lovell chromosome G3, Prunus_persica_NCBIv2, whole genome shotgun sequence encodes:
- the LOC18782238 gene encoding mitochondrial inner membrane protease ATP23 — protein sequence MADEPAPEPGSSSFSSAVNGGKTLEECQDMIQRSLRIPMVKFLLKHLEQAGCGIGDRFIKAVHCDKQIAGGYARGEGILVCGNHMNIQDEVNQVVIHELIHAFDDCRAANLNWANCAHHACSEIRAGHLSGDCHYKRELLRGFVKIRGHEQDCVRRRVMKSVIANPYCSEAAAKDAMEAVWDVCYNDTQPFDRAP from the exons ATGGCTGATGAACCCGCCCCGGAACCCGGATCCTCAAGCTTCTCCTCCGCCGTCAACGGCGGCAAAACCCTGGAGGAATGCCAAGACATGATTCAACGAAGCCTCCGGA TTCCAATGGTGAAATTTCTGTTGAAGCATTTGGAGCAAGCCGGATGTGGGATTGGGGACAGGTTCATCAAGGCCGTTCATTGCGACAAGCAGATTGCTGGCGGTTATGCCCGCGGTGAAGGG ATACTGGTATGTGGTAATCACATGAACATTCAAGATGAAGTCAACCAAGTGGTGATACATGAGCTAATTCATGCTTTTGACGATTGTCGTGCTGCAAACTTAAACTGGGCTAATTGTGCACATCATGCTTGTAGTGAG ATTCGTGCTGGCCATCTAAGCGGTGATTGCCACTATAAACGGGAATTGCTGAGGGGTTTTGTAAAGATTCGAGGTCATGAACAA GATTGTGTGAGACGAAGAGTTATGAAATCAGTCATTGCTAATCCTTATTGCTCGGAAGCAGCTGCAAAGGATGCCATGGAAGCTGTTTGGGATGTTTGTTACAATGATACACAGCCCTTTGACAGAGCTCCATAA
- the LOC18783980 gene encoding uncharacterized membrane protein At3g27390 — MEPPKGVLASLWNFICFLPYFIGLLLLGNFKGILFCPLICLIMTIGNSAIILGLWPVHFLWTYYCMFRAKRYGPALKIVVCIFVLPVQLILWPVVGIVGSIVGGAAYGFLSPVMETFQAVGEGKTNQLYHCFYDGTWSTVQGCFTVVRDFGDVCYHTYFSVMDDLREQGPPDAKYYEIRVLYLPGAVIISVLGFMVDMPVISLIALCKSPYMLFKGWHRLFHDLIGREGPFLETICVPFAGLAILLWPLAVVGAVLGSMVASIFLGAFAGVVVYQESSFWLGLCYIIASLSIYDEYSNDILDMPEGSCFPRPNYRKKAKLVRTNSRGPSFSRPGSFRSVPSRSVSFTNPITELNPLELMDSLFKECKHHGEIMVSEGIITLQDIEDAKSSKGSRVISIGLPAYCLLQALLRSAKANSVGILLSDNVTELTSSNRPKETFFDWFFNPLLIIKDQIKAENLSEAEEAYLCKLVLLNGDPLRSKNSNIGSAPESERKQAELDAFARRLQGITKSISRYPTFRRRFENLVNAISDDLAQNDGSSKPTDGPKTIPRSKSAFARLFSQKSFSFTNKTSNHGYDPESQTVVNDVTIT; from the exons ATGGAACCCCCAAAGGGGGTGTTGGCTTCTTTGTGGAACTTCATCTGTTTTCTACCTTACTTCATTGGCCTTCTCCTTCTTGGCAACTTTAAAG GTATTCTGTTCTGCCCATTAATTTGCCTTATCATGACAATTGGAAACTCGGCTATCATATTGGGTCTTTGGCCGGTACACTTTCTCTGGACTTATTATTGCATGTTTAG AGCTAAACGATATGGGCCAGCTCTGAAGATTGTTGTCTGCATATTTGTACTCCCCGTCCAATTGATCTTGTGGCCAGTGGTTGGAATCGTTGGAAGTATTGTGGGTGGAGCAGCATATGGCTTTCTTTCACCAGTAATGGAAACTTTTCAAGCTGTTGGAGAAGGGAAGACCAATCAATTGTACCACTGCTTTTAC GATGGAACTTGGAGCACCGTCCAAGGGTGCTTCACTGTTGTAAGGGATTTTGGGGATGTTTGTTACCACACATACTTCTCGGTTATGGATGACCTGAGAGAACAAGGTCCTCCAGATGCAAAATATTATGAGATCCG GGTGCTATATCTTCCTGGGGCTGTTATAATATCAGTCCTTGGTTTCATGGTTGATATGCCCGTGATCTCATTGATTGCCCTGTGCAAATCCCCATACATGCTATTCAAGGGGTGGCATCGTTTGTTTCATGACCTTATAGGTCGGGAGGGCCCTTTCTTGGAAACAATATGTGTTCCATTTGCAGGTCTTGCTATCCTACTCTGGCCGTTGGCTGTTGTAGGGGCAGTGCTGGGATCAATGGTGGCCAGTATCTTTCTTGGTGCTTTTGCTGGAGTGGTTGTTTATCAG GAGTCCTCATTTTGGTTGGGGCTATGCTATATCATTGCATCCTTGTCGATATATGATGAATACAGCAATGATATCCTTGACATGCCAGAAGGATCCTGCTTTCCAAG GCCAAACTACCGAAAGAAGGCCAAATTGGTCCGAACCAATTCTCGTGGACCCTCTTTCTCAAGGCCCGGCTCCTTCCGAAGTGTTCCCTCCCGCTCGGTTTCATTCACTAATCCTATCACTGAGTTGAATCCCCTTGAG CTAATGGATAGCTTATTTAAGGAGTGTAAACATCATGGGGAAATCATGGTTTCTGAAGGAATAATAACACTTCAAGACATTGAAGATGCTAAGTCCAGTAAAGGGAGCAGAGTTATAAGCATTGGCTTACCAGCTTATTGCCTTCTTCAAGCACTTCTGCGATCTGCAAAAGCAAATTCGGTGGGCATATTGTTAA GTGACAATGTTACTGAGTTGACTAGTTCAAACAGACCAAAAGAAACATTCTTTGATTGGTTTTTCAATCCGTTGTTGATCATCAAGGACCAGATAAAAGCAGAAAACCTTTCTGAAGCAGAAGAGGCCTACCTTTGCAAGTTAGTTCTGTTGAATGGTGATCCTTTGAGGTCGAAAAACTCAAACATTGGCTCAGCACCTGAATCCGAGCGTAAACAGGCTGAACTTGATGCATTTGCTCGAAG GCTCCAAGGTATCACTAAGTCTATCTCAAGGTATCCAACTTTTAGGCGTCGATTTGAGAATCTTGTGAATGCCATATCTGATGATCTTGCCCAGAATGATGGTAGCAGCAAACCAACCGATGGACCAAAAACAATTCCAAGATCAAAGAGTGCCTTTGCCCGATTGTTCAGCCAGAAATCTTTTAgttttacaaacaaaacaagcaaTCATGGGTATGATCCAGAGTCACAAACAGTCGTAAATGATGTGACAATCACATAA
- the LOC18782168 gene encoding zinc finger protein CONSTANS-LIKE 6 yields the protein MCNKKSPPLPPSATPTCHDDDPVQTSSMIHNIIKEEQQETSTDPASAHRKSRTKTRKPKFLSLRSQLSLPKHDHDQDYYTVPDSTTTNTMTAGQRHQLNLFPLHPENLVYHQDKADMQDDNVALLFHSDGGATLNGLLTSTSTATTSTSTTTTMSSDREDQESFSTYAYYNIVRTAMRSRERETSVEKWVCYSELVDKKEEEPRRDVEERWRSGTLALKLDYEEILNAWSDKGPLCIDGDSLQTVPDQLFQLHDNTPNGEGCDGNLWRVPGGEDESLKTKMGKTQREASVLRYKEKRQNRLFSKRIRYQVRKVNAEKRPRMKGRFVKKRS from the exons atgtgcaACAAGAAGAGTCCACCTCTTCCTCCTTCTGCTACTCCTACTTGTCATGATGATGATCCTGTGCAAACCAGCTCTATGATTCATAATATCATCAAGGAAGAACAACAAGAAACCTCCACAGACCCGGCATCAGCTCACCGCAAATCCAGAACCAAGACCAGGAAGCCCAAGTTCTTAAGCCTCCGATCCCAACTCTCGCTCCCCAAGCATGATCACGACCAAGATTATTACACAGTACCAGATTCGACCACTACAAATACAATGACCGCCGGTCAACGCCACCAGCTCAACCTCTTCCCACTCCACCCGGAAAACCTTGTCTACCACCAAGACAAAGCCGACATGCAGGACGACAACGTGGCCTTACTCTTCCACTCAGACGGCGGAGCCACCCTCAACGGCCTCCTCACATCCACCTCCACCGCCACGACCTCCACCTCGACAACCACCACAATGTCATCTGACCGAGAGGACCAAGAGTCGTTTTCCACCTACGCCTACTATAACATTGTACGGACGGCGATGAGGAGCCGAGAGAGGGAGACGAGCGTGGAGAAGTGGGTGTGCTACTCGGAGCTGGTGGacaagaaggaggaggagccTCGTCGTGACGTGGAGGAGCGGTGGAGGAGCGGGACCTTGGCTTTGAAGCTTGATTATGAGGAGATCTTGAATGCTTGGTCTGATAAGGGCCCACTTTGCATTGATGGGGACTCACTACAGACTGTTCCTGACCAGCTTTTTCAGCTCCATGATAACACTCCCAAT GGTGAGGGATGTGATGGGAATTTATGGAGGGTCCCAGGAGGAGAGGATGAGAGCCTGAAAACGAAGATGGGGAAAACTCAAAGAGAGGCGAGTGTATTGAGATACAAGGAAAAAAGGCAAAACAGGCTCTTCTCTAAGCGGATCCGATACCAAGTTCGAAAGGTCAATGCCGAAAAACGACCCCGTATGAAG GGTCGATTCGTGAAGAAGAGAAGTTGA
- the LOC18783484 gene encoding BAG family molecular chaperone regulator 2 produces MIKLRSKRFCRSFSSCKLISSNNNKIKAAAADQSKEFGGAINNNGEIKWELRPGGMLVQRRETAAESSAGEVLITVRVSAVSHCHDISIEATSTFGELKMILSLVTGMEAREQRLLYKGKQREDGEYLHMVGVRDKDKVLLLQDPAIKAMKLHGIGTSTTCRTISV; encoded by the exons atgattAAGTTGAGGTCAAAGAGGTTTTGCAGAAGCTTTAGCAGCTGTAAGCTCATTAGCAGTAATAATAACAAGATtaaagctgctgctgctgatcaAAGTAAGGAGTTTGGAGGAGCCATTAATAACAATGGTGAAATCAAATGGGAGCTTCGACCAGGAGGCATGCTTGTTCAAAGGAGAGAGACTGCGGCTGAAAGCAGTGCTGGAGAGGTCTTGATCACAGTTAGAGTCTCAGCTGTGTCTCATTGCCATGACATCTCCATTGAAGCTACTTCAACATTTG GCGAATTAAAGATGATATTGTCATTGGTGACTGGCATGGAGGCAAGAGAGCAGAGGCTGCTTTACAAAGGGAAACAGAGAGAGGATGGTGAATATCTACACATGGTGGGTGTTAGAGACAAGGACAAAGTGCTTTTGCTCCAAGATCCAGCCATCAAGGCAATGAAGCTTCATGGAATCGGAACTTCTACGACGTGTCGTACGATTAGTGTATGA
- the LOC109948240 gene encoding putative protein TPRXL — MARRELVVLALVLVAIVGVAAADSGSSPTPSPSKKDDKDSGSSSDDDSSSSSSSSPSSSPSSSSSSTTTTASSSSSDAPTSSSSSSSDNKDKDKKDKSSSAPTSSASAPKSSSSASDSKDKDKSSSSDSKDKDKSSSSDSKDKDKDKSSSSPSPSSSSGGSSSSSPSPKSSSSGSSSSSSGNKDSGSSSSSPSPKSSSSGSSGSSGSSGSSASSPKSSSSGDKDSDSSSTPASSPKSSSSGNKDKDSSSSPSSDDDTSTAPVPSDSASPPAPSTDSTEAPSDIITADAPAPSDSSSKSAAAAPAFFSTVSAGSVALLAAATLFAF, encoded by the coding sequence atggcACGTCGTGAATTGGTAGTCCTTGCTTTGGTATTAGTTGCCATTGTGGGGGTTGCAGCCGCAGACTCAGGCAGCAGTCCTACACCTTCACCATCTAAGAAAGACGACAAAGATTCAGGAAGCAGCAGCGACGACGACAGCAGTTCATCATCGTCGTCGTCACCATCCTCCTCTCcatcatcctcctcctcctccaccaccaccaccgcctcctcatcatcatctgaTGCCCCGacctcctcatcatcatcatcatcagataACAAGGACAAGGACAAGAAGGATAAATCATCATCAGCCCCGACCTCATCAGCATCAGCCCCCAAGTCATCATCGTCAGCGTCAGATAGTAAGGACAAGGACAAGTCATCATCGTCAGATAGTAAGGACAAGGACAAGTCATCATCGTCAGATAGTAAGGACAAGGACAAGGAcaagtcatcatcatcaccatctcCCAGCAGCTCTTCGGGtggctcttcttcttcatcaccatCGCCCAAGTCTTCCTCTTCTGGCagctcatcatcatcttcaggTAACAAAGACAGCGGCAGCAGCTCATCTTCACCATCGCCTAAGTCCTCCTCATCAGGCTCTTCGGGATCTTCTGGGTCTTCGGGCTCTTCTGCCAGCTCACCCAAGTCATCGTCTTCAGGTGACAAAGATAGCGACAGCAGCAGCACCCCAGCTTCATCTCCTAAGTCATCATCTTCAGGCAATAAAGACAAAGACAGCAGCTCATCTCCATCTTCTGACGACGACACCTCCACGGCACCAGTCCCCAGTGACTCAGCGTCTCCCCCTGCCCCGTCCACGGACAGTACTGAGGCTCCCTCCGACATTATCACCGCTGACGCACCAGCTCCATCCGACTCTTCCTCTAAAAGCGCCGCCGCAGCCCCGGCCTTCTTCTCTACTGTCTCTGCCGGTAGTGTCGCCCTACTCGCAGCTGCCACCTTGTTTGCCTTCTAA
- the LOC18783901 gene encoding pectate lyase, translated as MAGLSLLLIFLIITCFLTATFASSSQLHDPELVAQEVHRSINASRRNLGYLSCGTGNPIDDCWRCDPNWEQNRQRLADCAIGFGKDAIGGRNGRIYVVTDSGDDDPVNPRPGTLRHAVIQDEPLWIIFKRDMVVQLKQELVMNSFKTIDGRGASVHIAGGPCITIHYATNIIIHGINIHDCKQAGNGNIRDSPQHSGWWTISDGDGVSIFGGKHIWVDHCSLSNCHDGLIDAIHGSTAITISNNYMTHHDKVMLLGHSDSYTQDKGMQVTVAFNHFGEGLVQRMPRCRHGYFHVVNNDYTHWEMYAIGGSAAPTINSQGNRFLAPNTRFNKEVTKHEDAPESEWRGWNWRSEGDLMLNGAYFRQSGAGASSSYARASSLSARPSSLVGSITTTAGALICRKGSRC; from the exons ATGGCTGGGCTCTCACTTTTGCTTATTTTCCTCATCATCACTTGTTTCCTAACTGCAACTTTTGCTTCCTCCTCACAACTTCATGACCCTGAACTGGTAGCACAGGAAGTCCATAG GAGCATCAATGCTTCTAGGAGGAACTTGGGCTACTTGTCATGTGGAACTGGCAACCCCATAGACGATTGCTGGAGGTGTGATCCCAACTGGGAACAAAACCGCCAGCGCTTAGCCGACTGCGCCATTGGGTTCGGCAAGGACGCCATCGGAGGAAGAAACGGTCGAATCTACGTAGTCACCGACTCTGGGGACGACGACCCAGTGAACCCTAGACCCGGAACCCTAAGACACGCAGTGATCCAAGACGAGCCATTGTGGATTATATTCAAAAGGGACATGGTGGTTCAGCTGAAGCAAGAGCTTGTAATGAACTCGTTCAAGACCATCGACGGTAGAGGAGCGAGCGTCCACATAGCCGGAGGGCCATGCATCACCATCCATTATGCCACCAACATCATCATCCATGGCATCAACATCCACGACTGTAAGCAGGCTGGGAACGGGAACATACGAGACTCGCCGCAGCATTCAGGGTGGTGGACTATATCGGACGGCGATGGGGTGTCCATATTTGGTGGGAAACATATATGGGTGGACCattgctctctctctaattGCCATGATGGCCTCATTGATGCCATCCATGGATCCACAGCCATCACCATATCCAATAACTACATGACCCATCATGATAAGGTCATGCTTTTGGGGCACAGCGATTCCTATACGCAAGACAAGGGCATGCAGGTCACAGTTGCCTTTAATCATTTTGGAGAAGGCCTTGTCCAAAGAATGCCAAG GTGTAGACATGGATATTTTCATGTGGTGAACAATGACTACACACACTGGGAAATGTATGCAATTGGAGGGAGTGCAGCTCCAACTATCAACAGCCAAGGCAATAGATTTCTGGCGCCTAATACACGTTTCAATAAAGAG GTGACTAAACATGAGGATGCACCGGAAAGTGAGTGGAGGGGTTGGAACTGGAGGTCAGAGGGGGATCTGATGTTGAACGGGGCATATTTCAGGCAATCAGGAGCAGGAGCATCTTCAAGCTACGCCAGGGCTTCAAGCCTCAGTGCAAGGCCTTCTTCTCTGGTGGGCTCCATTACAACTACTGCCGGTGCCCTTATCTGCAGGAAGGGATCCCGCTGCTAA